One stretch of Salarias fasciatus chromosome 19, fSalaFa1.1, whole genome shotgun sequence DNA includes these proteins:
- the LOC115407120 gene encoding uncharacterized protein LOC115407120, producing the protein MRERDFMPNMERGKPATYTGDKKAKMAAKTNKKWVRLATVFAYVLSVSLAAIILAIYYSLIWKPTSASSSAGKPGVPEEVTPANNISTNISGGSNVTEWNSTQSRLLSFNHSRQGSATFRWEDTAESVAASPGGADIAHEERLYASSHGHTGRTGTRASPAQGDGRFTPSASEEERGATDRPGRPDRPDRPGPEQDPEDATALPPT; encoded by the coding sequence ATGAGAGAGCGGGACTTCATGCCCAATATGGAGAGGGGCAAACCTGCCACTTACACGGGGGACAAAAAGGCAAAGATGGCTGCTAAGACTAACAAGAAGTGGGTGAGACTAGCCACTGTTTTTGCATATGTGTTGTCCGTGTCCTTAGCAGCCATTATCCTGGCAATTTACTACAGCCTGATCTGGAAGCCGACCAGTGCGTCCTCCTCTGCTGGGAAGCCGGGGGTGCCGGAGGAGGTCACCCCCGCCAACAACATCTCAACCAACATCTCCGGCGGCAGCAACGTGACGGAGTGGAACTCTACGCAAAGCAGGCTGCTGTCGTTCAACCACAGCAGGCAGGGCTCGGCGACCTTTCGGTGGGAGGACACCGCCGAGAGCGTGGCCGCGTCCCCCGGAGGAGCGGACATTGCGCATGAGGAGCGACTCTACGCGTCCTCTCACGGTCACACGGGCAGAACGGGGACGCGCGCGTCTCCAGCCCAGGGGGACGGCCGCTTCACCCCGTCCGCGtccgaggaggagaggggggcgACCGACAGACCCGGCAGACCCGACAGACCCGACAGACCCGGGCCCGAGCAGGATCCAGAGGATGCCACCGCTCTGCCTCCGACCTAA